Proteins encoded within one genomic window of Arachis ipaensis cultivar K30076 chromosome B08, Araip1.1, whole genome shotgun sequence:
- the LOC107613215 gene encoding RNA-binding protein 28, translating into MGKKSKLKEHSGKEHCPSTLFVSNLPYSFSNSQLEEAFSEIGPVRRCFMVTQKGSTQHRGFGYVQFAVEEDANRAIELKNGSSVGGRKIAVKHAMPRPPREERQSKPIQVGKTEDDPKSKNDDKDSKDSGEEKAVSISKAEEVQVSNKQRSSKRPMEMRKATLCSDIADDGGGSEKQRVARTVIFGSLINSDMAEDVHRQAKEIGTVCSIKYPLPRKDIELQGLLQDGCALDASAVLFTSVKSARAAVMALHKKEIKGGTVWARQLGGEGSKTQKWKLIVRNLPFKAGEKEIRDVFSSAGYVWDVFIPHKSDTGLSKGFGFVKFTCKQDAENAIQKFNGSKFAKRLIAVDWAVPKKIFSSDSNATEKEQETKDGDSSATDDDVENIGDDNSSDDDDSDEDNPSPMEKEGVPPEVDFDMEVDITRKVLNNLIASSTKRASAQNDSMLPKENEEPESESAEDVDNKGNNESEKVSGVSNPEISNISNLSNPKQTEDVDLQRTVFINNLPFDCDNEEVKERFSGFGEVEYFVPVLHQVTKRPRGTGFLKFKTTEAANDAIKASNAASGILLKGRPLKVLKALDKKSAHSKELEKAKNEVNDHRNLYLAKEGLILEGTPAAEGVSASDMLKRQQLEKKKKTKLQSPNFHVSRTRLIIYNVPKPMSEKELKKVCIDAVISRATKQKPVIRQIKFLKDVKKGGKVVREHFSRGVAFVEFSEHQHALVALRVLNNNPETFGPEHRPIVEFALDNVQTLKLRKTRLQFQKQASRDEIEASENGVSSKNEVDTHVKDRKRITRESGKPMNDSDRNGESGVTVANGNTPEGHKFKKQKGKKGRKAEELPEKENLDALAMKPKKNTHGRSRGRAQLEGQNPSIDTKKTTSGNKVDVGSRKRKMQNEPGDQKVSKKRPKKNKQSVGKDVVDKLDMLIEQYRSKFSHKRSEANDGDKKPSKQLRKWFDV; encoded by the exons ATGGGGAAGAAAAGTAAACTGAAGGAACATAGTGGCAAAGAGCATTGTCCCTCAACTCTTTTTGTATCCAACCTGCCATACTCTTTTTCCAACTCCCAG CTTGAGGAGGCATTCAGTGAGATTGGACCTGTCAGGCGTTGCTTCATGGTCACTCAGAAGG GGTCAACCCAACATCGTGGCTTTGGTTATGTTCAATT TGCTGTCGAGGAAGATGCTAACCGTGCTATTGAACTAAAGAATGGTTCATCTGTTGGTGGCCGGAAAATTGCAGTGAAGCATGCAATGCCACGTCCTCCCCGTGAAGAACGACAATCGAAACCAATTCAAG TTGGTAAGACAGAAGATGACCCAAAGTCAAAAAATGATGATAAAGACAGCAAAGATTCTGGAGAAGAAAAAGCTGTTTCAATTTCAAAGGCAGAAG AGGTACAagtttcaaataaacaaagaaGCTCAAAGAGGCCCATGGAAATGAGAAAAGCAACTCTTTGTAGTGATATAGCAGATGATGGAGGTGGCTCAGAAAAGCAGAG GGTCGCCAGAACTGTTATATTTGGTAGTCTCATAAATTCCGATATGGCTGAAGATGTTCACCGTCAAGCCAAAGAGATTGGCACTGTGTGTTCTATTAAGTACCCCCTTCCAAGGAAAGATATTGAACTGCAAG GTCTCCTGCAAGATGGCTGTGCTTTGGATGCTTCAGCTGTACTCTTTACAAGTGTAAAGTCAGCTCGAGCTGCTGTTATGGCATTACATAAAAAGGAGATCAAAGGGGGAACTGTTTGGGCACGGCAACTGGGTGGAGAG GGTTCCAAGACTCAGAAATGGAAGCTTATCGTCAGAAACCTTCCTTTCAAG GCTGGTGAAAAGGAAATAAGGGATGTGTTTTCCTCTGCAGGGTATGTGTGGGACGTCTTTATTCCACACAAGTCAGATACAGG GCTATCCAAGGGTTTTGGATTTGTGAAATTCACCTGCAAGCAAGATGCGGAAAAT GCCATTCAAAAGTTTAATGGATCGAAATTTGCAAAACGGCTCATAGCTGTTGATTGGGCTGTTCCAAAAAAGATATTTAGTAGTGATTCAAATGCCACTGAAAAAG AACAAGAGACAAAAGATGGAGATAGTAGTGCCACTGACGACGATGTTGAGAACATTGGTGATGATAACTCTAGTGATGACGATGATAGTGATGAAGACAACCCTAGTCCCATGGAGAAGGAAGGTGTTCCTCCTGAAGTTGATTTTGATATGGAAGTAGACATTACTAGAAAGGTTCTTAACAACTTGATTGCATCCTCCACAAAAAGAGCATCAGCGCAGAATGATTCTATGTTGCCCAAAGAAAATGAAGAGCCAGAGTCAGAGTCAGCCGAAGATGTGGATAATAAAGGAAATAATGAGTCAGAAAAAGTTTCAGGTGTTTCTAATCCTGAAATTTCCAACATAAGCAATTTATCAAATCCTAAGCAAACAGAAGATGTTGATTTGCAGCGAACAGTTTTCATAAATAATCTTCCTTTTGATTGTGATAATGAGGAAGTGAAGGAACGATTCTCTGGATTTGGGGAAGTAGAATACTTTGTTCCAGTTTTACACCAAGTCACCAA ACGTCCAAGAGGAACTGGTTTTCTTAAGTTTAAAACCACAGAAGCAGCTAATGATGCAATTAAAGCATCAAATGCTGCTTCAGGTATTCTGCTGAAAGGTAGACCATTGAAAGTTTTGAAGGCTCTGGATAAGAAATCAGCCCATAGCAAGGAACTCGAGAAGGCAAAGAATGAGGTTAATGATCATCGCAATCTTTACCTGGCAAAG GAAGGACTCATTCTGGAGGGAACTCCAGCAGCTGAAGGGGTTTCGGCCAGTGATATGTTAAAACGCCAACA gttagaaaagaaaaagaagacaaaGCTTCAATCaccaaattttcatgtttcaagaACAAGACTTATCATCTACAATGTACCGAAGCCAATGTCTGAAAAAGAACTAAAGAAAGTTTGCATTGATGCAGTCATCTCTAGAGCTACCAAGCAAAAACCTGTGATTCGGCAG ATAAAGTTCTTGAAAGATGTTAAGAAAGGAGGAAAGGTTGTCCGTGAACATTTTTCACGTGGAGTTGCGTTTGTTGAATTTTCAGAGCATCAACATGCCCTTGTGGCTCTGAGAGTTCTAAACAATAATCCTG AAACTTTTGGTCCTGAACACCGGCCAATTGTGGAGTTCGCTCTTGATAATGTTCAAACACTGAAACTCCGGAAGACAAGGCTACAATTCCAAAAGCAAGCCTCTCGTGATGAAATCGAAGCTAGTGAAAATGGCGTATCCAGCAAAAACGAAGTTGACACACATGTGAAGGACAGGAAACGGATAACTCGGGAGAGTGGCAAACCAATGAATGATTCGGATAGAAATGGTGAATCAGGTGTTACAGTGGCAAATGGAAACACCCCAGAAGGACACAAATTCAAGAAACAGAAAGGCAAAAAAGGTAGAAAGGCTGAAGAACTACCAGAGAAAGAGAATTTGGATGCCTTGGCCATGAAACCAAAGAAAAACACACATGGCCGGAGCCGCGGTCGTGCACAACTTGAAGGTCAAAACCCTTCCATTGACACCAAGAAAACAACATCAGGAAACAAGGTAGATGTTGGatcaagaaaaaggaagatgCAAAACGAACCAGGAGACCAAAAGGTTTCTAAGAAACGTCCAAAAAAGAATAAACAATCAGTTGGAAAAGACGTGGTAGACAAGCTTGACATGCTTATAGAACAATATAGATCGAAGTTCTCACACAAACGTTCCGAAGCGAACGACGGTGACAAAAAACCATCCAAACAGCTTAGAAAGTGGTTTGATGTATAG